A region of the Campylobacter cuniculorum DSM 23162 = LMG 24588 genome:
GCTTGTTGAAAATATGAAGTTAAATCAAATTTAGTCAGATATAAAATCATAATAGCCATAAAAGTTGAACCGCTTAAAAGTAAAATAGCCTTAATGATTTGCACCCAAGTTGTCGCGTGCATACCCCCAAAGACAACATAAATCATAATCAAAATTCCCACTAAAACAACCGCAGAGGTGTAAGGAAGACCAAAAAGCACCTGTATGAGCTGTCCAGCTCCTACCATTTGTGCTATGAGATAAAAAATGACTACGCTTAAGGCTGAAATTGCCGATAAAATGCGAATAGGTTTCGAGTCTAAGCGATAAGCTGTTATATCGGCAAAGGTGTATTTTCCAAGATTTCTTAATTTTTCAGCAATTAAAAATAAAACAATAGGCCAACCCACTAAGAATCCTATAGAATAAATAAGCCCATCAAAGCCATTAGAAAAAACTAAGGCAACTATACCCAAAAAGCTTGCGGCACTCATATAATCACCGGCAATAGCCACGCCATTTTGCCAACCGGTAATATTTCCACCTGCAGTGTAAAAACCAGTCGTTGATTTGGTTTTCTTGCTTGAGTAATAAGTGATGAATATGGTAACAGCCACGAAAGCCACAAACATAAAAATAGCGGTTAAATTTAAATCGCTCTTTTTTGCATCCGATAAATCCACAGAAGCTGCATTTAAAAAGGTCGTCATATAAATAAAATAAGATAAAATTTTCATGGTTTTTCCTTATTCTTGAATTTTATAAGTTATTTTTCCATTTTTAAGATCTTCCATAAGCCCACTTTTTTCTATATCGCTTAGGATTTCATCTTGATCTTTGTCCATATATTGATTTGCTACAAAAGTGTAAAGTCCTGTAACAATAATACAAGATACAATGATAAAAATTCCATAAATTATTCCAAGCGAAACAGAGCTTGTTCCTATCCGTGAGCCTAGAACTTCAGGGGCCATTCCAATACCAAATACGAAAACATAATATAATACCAGAATCACCAAAGACAACAACAAAGAAATTTTGTTTCGAAAAGAAACAAAATTTCTAAACCTCAGCAAAACATTTTTCTGTTCCTGTGTCATAAATACTCCTTAATATTTGATTTATACTAAATATAGCATTATTTTAATAAATTGTAAAATAAATTTTTAAAAAATAATATAATTTTAATCTTAAAATAGTGTATAAAAGTAACATTACATTTTGTTTAAGTATAAATTTGAAACGGATTAATTTTAGATTTTTATTTAAAAATTAGGTATTTAAATGAAATTTGTATTCAAACAGAATCATAAAAATTGAAAATAAATTTATTTTTATAAAACCAAGTCTATTTTTTGATTACAATTTAAATTTGTGTAAAATTGACTAAAAACTCAACACATAAGGTGTGCTTTGATACACATCATAATTGAGCCAATTTGAGAAAATCGTATTTGCATTTGAACGCCAATTGTATGCAATCTCACCTTTTTCATCAAAATAATTTTTTGGAGCTTGAATCTTTGCATCTCTTTCGTATTCAAGGTTTAGAGTGTTTTTGAAATATTCTAAATGCCCTAAGATAAATATATCTTGTTTGTCTCTTAGCATTGAAATGCCCGCTTCATCATTTTCAAGCAAAATTTTTAATTCTTTATGATTTAAAATTTGAGCTTCATTGATATGGCTGTGTCTTGAATGAGGCATTAAAACTCTTTCATTTAAATTTGTGAGGATAAGGTCTTGATTTTTGATTGTATGAGAAAAAACTCCAAAGCATTTTTTATCCAAAGCATATTTTTCAATCCCATAAAAATAATAAAGTGCTCCCATTGCACCCCAGCAAAGATACATTGTGCTTGTAACATTTTCGCGTAAAAAATCAAAAATTTGCTTTAATTCTTCCCAATACTTAACATCTTCAAAATTCATAAGTTCGACAGGAGCACCCGTAACGATGGCTCCGTCAAATTTTTTGTTTTTAATCTCATTGACACCTTGATAGAATTTTTCCATATGAGTCAAAGGCGTGTTTTTGCCAACATAACTTTGAGTCGCAATAAAACTGATATGAATTTGCAAAGGAGAATTTGCCAAAAGAGATAAGAGTTGATTTTCTGTTTCAATTTTGGTTGGCATGAGATTGAGGATTAAAATTTCAAGTGCTCTTATATCTTGAGAATTTGCTCTTTGTGTATCCATAACAAAAACACTATTTTTGAGTATGTCAAAAGCTGGAATTTCTTTTGGTATAACTAATGGCATTTTTTCTCCTTATATTTTAAATCAATTTTCAATCGCTTGTTTTAAATCATCGATTAAATCTTTCGCATCTTCAAGTCCTATGCTAAGACGCACCGTTGTAGGAGAAATTCCTGCTGTTTTTAGCTCATTTTCATTGAGTTGAGAGTGCGTTGTACTTGCTGGATGGATGATAAGGGATTTAGAATCTCCTAAATTTGCAACGATTTCAAAAATTTTTGTTCGATTGCAAATGGCTCTTGCGTGAGCTTCATTCTTTGCTTCAAAACTTATAAGTCCGCTTGCTTGTGTGGAAACAAAGTATTTTTTAAGCAAAGGATAATAAGCATTGTTTTGCAAACCCGGATAATTAACCTCCTTAATATCAGGATGAGACTCTAAAAATTTTGCAACTTCTAAGGCATTAGAGCTGTGTTTTTTGATTCTAAGCCCTAAGGTTTCAAGTCCTTGTATCAGTATCCAAGCATTTTGTGCAGAGAGGGTTGCACCGATATTTCTTAACCATTCTGTAATGATTCTTATGCAAAAAATCGGCAAATTTAAATCCGCATAAACAAGCCCGTGATAACTCGCATCGGGAGTGTTGAAAGCTGGATATTTAGGATTGTTTTTAATCAATTCATTTAAACCCTTTCTTTCTATCACCACTCCGCCTAAAGCACTGCC
Encoded here:
- a CDS encoding DUF485 domain-containing protein codes for the protein MTQEQKNVLLRFRNFVSFRNKISLLLSLVILVLYYVFVFGIGMAPEVLGSRIGTSSVSLGIIYGIFIIVSCIIVTGLYTFVANQYMDKDQDEILSDIEKSGLMEDLKNGKITYKIQE
- a CDS encoding homoserine O-succinyltransferase; its protein translation is MPLVIPKEIPAFDILKNSVFVMDTQRANSQDIRALEILILNLMPTKIETENQLLSLLANSPLQIHISFIATQSYVGKNTPLTHMEKFYQGVNEIKNKKFDGAIVTGAPVELMNFEDVKYWEELKQIFDFLRENVTSTMYLCWGAMGALYYFYGIEKYALDKKCFGVFSHTIKNQDLILTNLNERVLMPHSRHSHINEAQILNHKELKILLENDEAGISMLRDKQDIFILGHLEYFKNTLNLEYERDAKIQAPKNYFDEKGEIAYNWRSNANTIFSNWLNYDVYQSTPYVLSF
- a CDS encoding O-acetylhomoserine aminocarboxypropyltransferase/cysteine synthase family protein, with the translated sequence MAENHLQNTLALHAGYEFDTQRTISVPIYQNTAFSFENLEQAGNRFALKELGNIYARLTSPTVDVLQRRLAAVEGGEFAVCASSGSAASFYALVNCAQNGDNILFSNKIYGGTNTLIQHTLKRFGISSKEFDIDDLSTLEKSINEKTKAIFFESLSNPQISIADTEKIVQIAKKHGIITICDNTVATAFLHKAFDFGVDVVVHSLSKYVNGQGSALGGVVIERKGLNELIKNNPKYPAFNTPDASYHGLVYADLNLPIFCIRIITEWLRNIGATLSAQNAWILIQGLETLGLRIKKHSSNALEVAKFLESHPDIKEVNYPGLQNNAYYPLLKKYFVSTQASGLISFEAKNEAHARAICNRTKIFEIVANLGDSKSLIIHPASTTHSQLNENELKTAGISPTTVRLSIGLEDAKDLIDDLKQAIEN